GGCATATAACCAATTTGTTTGCCTTGCGATCGCTATGGGCATTGCCATATTTGAGAAGCCATTTCCTTGCTGGGATGACTGCAACTGGCCAGTCAAAGCAAATTAATGCTTTCATTCAACGGTTTTTAAGCGCACAATCGCGGCTTCACACTTCGTTGTGTTTGCTTGTGATAAATGCAATTCCTTTTGGACGGGGGTTGGATTGATGCTAAGCGCTCGTCTTTATATTGGACACTTGGGACTTGCTTATAAAATTTCTTACTTATTGTCATTGTCTATTGGTCGATATATTCCACTTGTGTACATACCTATATCTCAATTTCTAGCTGCTGTTCTTTTTCATCGTGGGCAATGAACAAAGGTGTTTTCATTATCTAGTAGTGTCTCCATCATTTATATCATTCTAGAAGAAGTGTAGGAATCTACTACttgctctttttttcttttttgtgggtGGGAGGGTTCATATGAGTCAAGGATAACATTACTTGTCATATATAGAGTTATAAACAGGTCCACaattaatcttatttaaaattttttgaattaaaataaatatgaaaatttaaaatgcaagaCATAGACATAATGTTATTAAAGGGGCGTCTAAGCACACCTTTTACGCCTGCAATGCTTCCAGGCAGGGAGCAAACTTGGGCGTGTCTAGGCTCAAGGCACCTTAggcttttttaattattttttagaatttttattttattatatattattttatttaatttttcactgTTTAaggtttatatttattgtttcaactataaatttaaCAATGAGTAAAAGAACTATTATTTCAAATGCTCTAgttgaatttgaactttatgaagatggagagggagacGATGTGAAAGAAGAGGATATTAGAGATGattcttttttttccatatagaaatgtttgatcttgacgagaaaaatgatttttagattatttaaaatatataattagttaatcttaattaataatttaaaacttataaattatttcagatttaatttaagttgatttaaagacttttaaatttcaccttttgacattttttattattcttttcattagtatatattgaattttttaattttcttgataacatACATGTGAATATGTAATTATGAGTTTAGACCTATTTTGTATCTCATTCTTCaactaagatatatatatatatatttatatatttagttagtaTGCACCTAGTTTCATTAGGCGTGCGCTTTGCTTTACGCCTTAGATTCTAACACCCTTTTGCATTTTAGTACATCTTTGACCTTTAATAACATTGCATAGACAGAAGGTGTATTtgaacatttattaaaatgcaAATGTAAATGGGGTTAATTGGGGAACCCATTTACATCTCTAGTCCGACTCAAATGTTACATGATTTGGATTAAGGGGCATCCTTATTGCATAAGGCTCCCCACTTTGTGAGTTGGGGGAAGCTCGTACTTGTACAGCCTTTGTGTTTCCTTATGTTGTATTGTATGCTTTGCAAACAGGTGGTTTTCCCACTCGAGCTTGTGAGCTTCTGTTGCTACCAAGGCAAGCCCCCTTGTATAAGTTAACTACTTGCAAATAATGAATGGAGGCCTTCCTCATGTTTTTACATAGGCTACAGTTGCTGATAAGCTAATGATTCTTTGTTGTGTTGCTTACTATCCATGTGATACCCCCGTCCCGCTTTTCATCGCCATGATATCGCCTATGGATGTAAGTCAATATGGTGAAGGGGAATCATGTCATATTTATTGGTCAATTTGTGGATGGCATACTTGTAGCTTCTCCAATGCATGGaagctatgttgcacggaaacacctcataAGAGCCGTTTCCTCGTTTTAGAAACGTTTTATATTCCCATTTCAGAccttatttatgtctattttttcaaaaaaatgttcGTTTctacgtttccgtttcctattaAAAACGTTTTCCATTTCCGTTCCCGTACAACATAACATGGAAGGACCTCAATACTTGCTTCAATCGACACTAGCTACTTTCTTCTAACCTCTAGATTTGTACAAAATTGCAATGTTATAATACCATATTGCTGTTTCCTCTGATTTTAAACTGTCATTTTAAAAGGAATGATCTTTGATTTGACAGCCaccaaaacttttttttttttttttgttattactgactcttttcttttttagattaCATACTATCACTCGTGCCTCAGCTGTTCGGCCCCACGATTCCAGTAGCAGAGGTAAATTAGGGGATCCAGCAAGCAAATTTCGACCCCTAACACAATCGCAAATATGAGGGCGGcaaacaatttttatttttagagtCGCTCCTAATTTACTGAACTATCTCCTGATCAGGGGTCAAACCCAGAATGTGGAGGCCCAAAGAATGACAGCCCCAATGAGTTCTTTCTGTGGCAGTTAATTTACGCCCTTGGGGCAACTTACTACTGACTCTAGTTTTGCTTGAATAGGTGGCTGTTGCCGTGGATTTCAAAGATCGAGCAGGAGAACAACAAATGACGCAGCAGAACCTGCAAAACATTTGCCTCAAGACAGGGGCCCCAATGGAATCTGATGCAGCTCCAATTCTCACACCTTTTGCATTTTCTAAGCTCCAAGAGCAACTCGTTTTGGCTGCACTCTATGCATCATTCCAGATGGAGGATGGCTTCCTTGTGAGACACCACACAAAACTTGATGGTGGCCGGAATTAAAGTCTATTGGGTTCCACAGGAAGGCATCATAAGTTGCAGTTGCCATCAATTTGAGTTCTCTGGAATCCTTTGCCGGCATGCTCTTCGGGTCCTCTCCACCGGAAATTGCTTTCAGATTCCAGAAAGATATTTTCCCCTTCGTTGGCTCCGGATCAGCATCCCATCCCCGAAGCTCCTTCAGAGTAGCACAAACGATCAAGCAGAAAGAATTCAACTGTTGCAGCATATGGTATCAACTCTTGTCACAGAGTCAACAAAATCTAAGGAACGTCTTGATATTCCAGTGGAGCAAGTGTCCATTCCTCTATCTCGGATAAGAGAGCAGCCAGTGTTGTCAAAAGGTATGAGAGACATCTCCTCCATGAACAGGAATAACTTGGAACAGTTGCATGCTTCAGAATTCTCATAAAAAATTGTGGGAACCATGCGAAAATATGGTGATGACTGCATCAGCGGTGCGGCTTCATTAAAAACCTAATTCTCAAAATGTATAAAGGGTTCAATTCTGATATTCCTTGCCTGATATTTTTTTGTAGGCTTTGTTGCATGCAACCAAATCACATAGGGTGTTGCCTTGCTTAGCCGTAGCAGATACTGAAATATTAACATACAATCTGTTTGTATAGATATCTCTGGGAAGaactttctcttccttttgttttataatttatcttcttctcaTGCCGCCCTCTTAATTTCTCCTCTTATTTGTTATGTCTACTAATTCTAGGATGATGTCAAGGAAATTTTCAGTTCGGATGAGATTGGAATTTTTTATGGTAAGCAAGGTAATAAGGTTGTTTTGACAACTAGTGAAGTTTGTTCTTAACTAGAAATGAATCAGGTGGTCAATGGGACAACTAATAACATTGACTTGACTGAGAAAGAAACTTTGGAGATGTTTTAAGCTATCCTGCAAGACCCTGAAATTCTTAAAAAGCCCACAGATTAGAACATTGCAAAGCAAGTATTAGGAGATTGAAATATGCTTAGGAGATTGCCTTATATTTCACTCTTGATCAACAACTAGACAAAAAACCATCAAACTAAAAATCAAAGCGAAAAATGATTCATCCACTTAAAAGAGTCTTGGACGCAACTGACGACTTCTGTGTAAGCAAGCATCCCAAGATCTCATGGAAATATATTGTAACTTgctaaaagaattttattatagACAGGTAGATGATGTCCAGAAAAAATGCTTTCGTTTTGACGTTTGGATCTCAAAAGGTAGTGACATTTACATTGTTGTTTTGGATCCCGAAAGGGAGTGACATTTACATTGATCATTTGATGGAACGTTTTGCAACAGTATATTTCTATAGCAATGATTACGAAAAGGTAACTTTGGATGTGTGTATTTGGGACACCTTATAGATCTTTCATTATTTGAAGAAAGATTTATCAGGAAATTCTTTTTTGTGTTATTAAGCCAAAAAAGGGTTACCATGCGGAGATTTATCAGGAAAATGGGTTTGAATAATGCATTATCAGAGGATTCTGAATGTAACAACTGTGGCAAAAAAACCCCAGATTTGATTTATACACAAAATTTGATGATCATGTCCATCGAGCCCATTGCACATGAAACTTTACAGTGCAAGCCATATTCCACATTCTTGGGCAATAACCATCATCAGCATCTGAACTCAAAGCTTCTCTATGCTTCAGAAAAAAGGTTCATTCTTCTGCCATAACAAGTGAGATTATATATCAGTAACAAGTAATATCACTACATTCTTCATATCACAACAAGAGTGAGATTATATACTAGTCAATGCCCAGTTCAAAACGGTTGGTGGAGTATAAATTTTGACAACCTGTCTCTGATAACAAGTCTCCTAAAATTGTAATGATTcaattggagagaaaattatCATCATTTGCTCCAATTCACAGGGGCTTAGGGTAAATCATGGTATCCCAAAGTGGTGGGGCATGGAACCGTGCATTCACTCTAGCTGTAGGCTGTAACCACGCAAATGCAGCAGCGGCATCAATGAACTGAGGGATGGGGGAAGTAGAGAACATAAAAAGAGAGAAGGGCTGATAGCAAAGGTTCGTTCAGCAAATGTACCATACCTGGCCGTCAAGACAGCTTTCCACCTTGCTTATAAGGTTGTAGTTAATCGAATTTTTTCCCAGTCAGCCATCAAATCCATATCCCTTGAAAGCGGAGTAAATTTACCTGCCAAATAATATTTATGGCCTGTGTCTTGTTCATTCCACTCCAATGCATTCCACCATTCCTcctctcctttaaatacatccAAATTTCTACTGGAAACATCTGTACTAGAAAGTTTATTGAGCTTTGGGCAATAGAAGATGATCATGCTCTCTAATCTTGGAGCGATGCACAACCCGTTGGAGATGTTGACCAGTTCTGGTAGCTCGAGAAGTGATATCTTTTTAAGGCTTGGGAGATATTCATCTGACGTTGAGTTGGAACATTCAGGACTCACTAGGCTACTGAGTTTGGGGCAGTCTTCAACTATGAGCTCCTTCAAGTTTTTAAGATTATCAAGAATTTCTTTTGTAAAAATGGTAGTCAAACTGAGGCATGTATGCAAAGCCATGGACTTCAAACTAGACAAACACGTCTTACTAACTCGCCCTCTGCAAATGCTCTCCAATTTCTTCATGTAGTGAATACTTAAGTACTGCAATGAACTCAGTACACTTTCTTCTTCACACTCAGATTCAGATTCAGATTCATCGCTATCATCTTCTTCCAAATCTACTGGAGAAATCTGTTCAGAATCAATGATGGTTTGGAGCTCATTACATTCAGCCAAGCAGCAAAACTTAAGGTTAGACAAATTCCTAAGGCCAAGCTCAGATAGATTCTTAAGAATCCAATGACGTTCTAGTGCAACAGCACTGACACGTTTCAATAACTTGGAAATTTCGGGCATTATACCTTCACCATTCATATACTTCAAGCCTTTTTCGAACTTCTCCAAATTATTGAATTCCACTTCAAGTTCATGCGGTATGCGAGATAAGAAGCAATAATGTCCAACAATGATTCTGAAGCATTCTAGTGCTGGATGTATCAATGTTGTCCCGTACCATCTGATGTGCTTCAATGCTTCAACATTGGGCAAATACAATTTAAGAGTGTTCAGACATTTAAAGCTGGGTAGTTCACTTAAAATGCTTGTCACTTCAATATCCCACCAATTACCATCCGGATGCACATCAATGCTTAGTTCTTTAAATTGAGTTCGTTCTAACAGGTACTTCATTGGAACTATTCTACTTACATCCTTACTTTTTCGTATAAGGTTTGCACGTACATTTAAGGTAAC
This window of the Diospyros lotus cultivar Yz01 chromosome 5, ASM1463336v1, whole genome shotgun sequence genome carries:
- the LOC127801477 gene encoding protein FAR1-RELATED SEQUENCE 11-like, whose translation is MPATKHALCIWMIVAKSPSWFNTVLGESYNEWKAEFYQLYNLESIEDFELGWRDMVNSFGLHTNRHITNLFALRSLWALPYLRSHFLAGMTATGQSKQINAFIQRFLSAQSRLHTSLCLLVVFPLELATVADKLMILCCVAYYPCDTPVPLFIAMISPMDVAVAVDFKDRAGEQQMTQQNLQNICLKTGAPMESDAAPILTPFAFSKLQEQLVLAALYASFQMEDGFLEGIISCSCHQFEFSGILCRHALRVLSTGNCFQIPERYFPLRWLRISIPSPKLLQSSTNDQAERIQLLQHMVSTLVTESTKSKERLDIPVEQVSIPLSRIREQPVLSKGMRDISSMNRNNLEQLHASEFS